In the Populus trichocarpa isolate Nisqually-1 chromosome 1, P.trichocarpa_v4.1, whole genome shotgun sequence genome, one interval contains:
- the LOC7485724 gene encoding transcription factor MYB48 isoform X1, with product MDRKGGHTTDQLCALIWRSTMGFYSKSIRFEGGGRHVIGLNRTGKSCRLRWVNYLHPGLKRGKMTPQEERLVLELHAKWGNRWSRIARKLPGRTDNEIKNYWRTHMRKKAQERKGAMSPSLSSSNCSSSSNTTTVNSSPLPRTGETSFYDTGGLEQVALAGKNSEAVQGGEKGYSMDDIWKDIENTIEPVCDGFSEKGCNFSCPSLASPSWDYFPDTLWGFGEEEGKIFLPYDDGTTILTG from the exons ATGGACAGAAAAGGAGGACATACTACTGATCAACTTTGTGCACTTATTTGGAGATCGACGATGGGATTTTATAGCAAAAGTATCAGGTTTGAAGGTGGCGGGAGACACGTAATAG GTTTGAACAGGACAGGAAAAAGCTGCAGGTTGCGATGGGTTAATTATCTCCACCCTGGTCTTAAGAGAGGGAAGATGACACCTCAGGAAGAAAGACTTGTGCTGGAACTTCACGCCAAATGGGGAAATAG ATGGTCAAGAATTGCTCGCAAATTACCTGGACGTACTGATAATGAAATAAAGAACTATTGGAGGACTCATATGCGGAAGAAGGCTCAAGAGAGGAAAGGGGCCATGTCCCCTTCACTGTCATCTTCAAACTGTTCCTCTTCATCCAATACCACTACAGTGAATTCATCACCTCTTCCACGAACTGGAGAAACAAGTTTCTATGACACAGGAGGGCTCGAACAAGTTGCTTTAGCAGGGAAAAATAGCGAGGCAGTTCAAGGAGGTGAGAAGGGATACTCGATGGATGACATATGGAAAGACATTGAAAACACTATTGAACCAGTTTGTGATGGGTTTAGTGAAAAAGGTTGCAATTTTTCTTGTCCTTCGTTGGCTTCGCCGTCATGGGACTATTTCCCAGACACCCTTTGGGGTTTCGGTGAAGAAGAGGGCAAG
- the LOC7485724 gene encoding transcription factor MYB48 isoform X2 — MMQDEIRKGPWTEKEDILLINFVHLFGDRRWDFIAKVSGLNRTGKSCRLRWVNYLHPGLKRGKMTPQEERLVLELHAKWGNRWSRIARKLPGRTDNEIKNYWRTHMRKKAQERKGAMSPSLSSSNCSSSSNTTTVNSSPLPRTGETSFYDTGGLEQVALAGKNSEAVQGGEKGYSMDDIWKDIENTIEPVCDGFSEKGCNFSCPSLASPSWDYFPDTLWGFGEEEGKIFLPYDDGTTILTG, encoded by the exons ATGATGCAAGACGAGATCCGAAAGGGTCCATGGACAGAAAAGGAGGACATACTACTGATCAACTTTGTGCACTTATTTGGAGATCGACGATGGGATTTTATAGCAAAAGTATCAG GTTTGAACAGGACAGGAAAAAGCTGCAGGTTGCGATGGGTTAATTATCTCCACCCTGGTCTTAAGAGAGGGAAGATGACACCTCAGGAAGAAAGACTTGTGCTGGAACTTCACGCCAAATGGGGAAATAG ATGGTCAAGAATTGCTCGCAAATTACCTGGACGTACTGATAATGAAATAAAGAACTATTGGAGGACTCATATGCGGAAGAAGGCTCAAGAGAGGAAAGGGGCCATGTCCCCTTCACTGTCATCTTCAAACTGTTCCTCTTCATCCAATACCACTACAGTGAATTCATCACCTCTTCCACGAACTGGAGAAACAAGTTTCTATGACACAGGAGGGCTCGAACAAGTTGCTTTAGCAGGGAAAAATAGCGAGGCAGTTCAAGGAGGTGAGAAGGGATACTCGATGGATGACATATGGAAAGACATTGAAAACACTATTGAACCAGTTTGTGATGGGTTTAGTGAAAAAGGTTGCAATTTTTCTTGTCCTTCGTTGGCTTCGCCGTCATGGGACTATTTCCCAGACACCCTTTGGGGTTTCGGTGAAGAAGAGGGCAAG